The following are from one region of the Vibrio rarus genome:
- the phoB gene encoding phosphate regulon transcriptional regulator PhoB, producing the protein MSRRILVVEDEAPIREMLCFVLEQKGYETTEAEDYDTAISMLKEPFPDLILLDWMLPGGTGINFIKHLKRDEMTRSIPVVMLTARGEEEDKVKGLEVGADDYITKPFSPKELVARLKAVIRRASPTSTEDAIDVKGLKLDPVSHRVTAHEQPLDMGPTEFKMLHFFMTHQERVYSREQLLNHVWGTNVYVEDRTVDVHIRRLRKALEASEHHKLVQTVRGAGYRFSTKA; encoded by the coding sequence ATGTCTAGAAGAATCCTAGTGGTAGAGGATGAAGCGCCAATTCGTGAAATGCTTTGTTTTGTTTTAGAGCAAAAGGGCTACGAGACAACAGAAGCAGAAGATTACGACACGGCGATCAGTATGCTAAAAGAACCCTTCCCAGATCTTATTCTTTTAGATTGGATGCTACCTGGTGGCACAGGCATCAATTTCATCAAGCATTTAAAACGTGATGAAATGACACGTAGCATTCCAGTGGTAATGTTAACTGCGCGTGGAGAAGAGGAAGATAAAGTGAAAGGGCTTGAAGTGGGCGCTGATGACTACATCACTAAACCCTTTTCACCAAAGGAACTCGTCGCTCGCCTTAAAGCGGTTATTCGCCGTGCATCGCCGACTTCAACTGAAGATGCCATTGATGTAAAAGGGCTCAAGTTAGACCCAGTTTCTCATCGTGTAACCGCGCATGAACAGCCCCTTGATATGGGGCCAACAGAGTTTAAAATGCTGCACTTTTTCATGACTCACCAAGAGCGTGTGTATAGCCGCGAGCAATTATTAAATCATGTTTGGGGCACCAATGTGTACGTGGAAGACAGAACAGTAGATGTGCATATTCGTCGTTTACGCAAAGCACTAGAGGCCTCTGAGCATCATAAATTGGTTCAAACTGTACGTGGTGCAGGTTACCGTTTCTCGACTAAAGCCTAA
- the phoR gene encoding phosphate regulon sensor histidine kinase PhoR has translation MVEKLTWRKLALELAFFYTPWVLLGWFVGFMPWMLLIATALQLGWHLHNQIRFSQWLWNDKRLSPPSSSGNWEPLFNGMYRLQQRQRRKRKELTGLIRRFRNGAESLPDAVVVFRDEGNIVWCNRLAQQLLGFRWPEDTELPITNLLRTPDFIKYLNKNDFSEPLEIRSPLNVERILELRIVPYTDGEHLMVVRDVSQLKTLEGMRRNFFANVSHELRTPMTVLQGYLEMTADPDMLIGPMWPKAHGVMTEQLNRMNSLVNQLLTLSKIEAAPMGGGEDLVDVPRMLTVLEKEAQALSGNNEHKLQFDIDTSLKVLGDDDQLRSAISNLVYNAVKYTPAGSNIHVTWRETAQGALLQVADTGDGIEPQHLHRLTERFYRVDKDRSRETGGSGLGLAIVKHTLSHHDSQLVIHSEVGKGSQFSFVLPKRLIAREVVES, from the coding sequence ATGGTAGAAAAACTGACATGGAGGAAGCTGGCTTTGGAGCTGGCTTTTTTTTACACCCCTTGGGTTTTACTCGGATGGTTTGTAGGTTTCATGCCGTGGATGCTGTTAATTGCAACAGCATTGCAATTAGGCTGGCATTTGCACAACCAAATTCGATTTTCACAATGGTTATGGAACGATAAACGCCTTTCTCCGCCTTCAAGCTCAGGTAACTGGGAGCCTCTTTTTAATGGCATGTATCGTTTACAGCAGCGTCAACGCCGCAAAAGAAAAGAGCTAACGGGCCTGATTCGTCGCTTTAGAAATGGGGCAGAGTCGTTGCCGGATGCCGTGGTTGTCTTTCGTGATGAAGGGAATATTGTTTGGTGTAACCGCTTAGCGCAACAATTGCTGGGTTTCCGCTGGCCTGAAGATACCGAGCTACCGATAACGAATCTGCTGCGTACTCCCGACTTTATTAAGTATCTCAATAAAAATGACTTTTCTGAGCCTTTGGAGATCCGCTCGCCATTAAATGTTGAGCGAATTCTCGAATTACGTATTGTGCCATATACCGATGGTGAGCACTTGATGGTAGTACGTGATGTTTCGCAGTTAAAAACACTGGAAGGAATGCGCCGTAATTTCTTTGCTAATGTCTCCCATGAATTGCGCACGCCAATGACGGTGTTGCAAGGTTACTTAGAGATGACAGCGGACCCTGATATGTTGATCGGTCCAATGTGGCCGAAAGCTCATGGCGTCATGACTGAGCAATTAAATAGAATGAATAGCTTAGTCAATCAACTGCTCACCTTATCTAAGATTGAAGCCGCTCCTATGGGAGGGGGGGAGGATTTGGTTGATGTGCCTCGTATGCTGACGGTTTTAGAAAAAGAAGCGCAGGCGTTAAGTGGTAATAACGAACACAAGTTACAGTTTGATATTGATACATCTCTGAAAGTGCTGGGCGATGACGATCAACTACGCAGTGCCATCTCTAACCTTGTTTATAATGCAGTGAAATACACACCTGCGGGTTCAAATATTCATGTGACCTGGCGCGAAACAGCTCAAGGAGCGTTACTGCAAGTTGCCGATACGGGGGATGGGATCGAGCCTCAGCATTTACACCGATTGACTGAACGTTTTTATCGTGTCGATAAAGATCGCTCAAGAGAAACTGGAGGCAGCGGTTTGGGGCTGGCGATAGTTAAGCATACTCTTAGCCATCACGACTCTCAGTTAGTCATCCATAGTGAGGTGGGCAAAGGGAGTCAGTTCTCGTTTGTGTTGCCAAAACGTTTGATCGCTCGGGAAGTTGTAGAGTCGTGA
- a CDS encoding PstS family phosphate ABC transporter substrate-binding protein: protein MLALSLLIASFYSVSAPLSDYKTSPGISGNLSSVGSDSLAGIVTTWAEEFSALYPSVNVQVQASGSSTAVPALTQGTAQFGPMSRKMQPSEIAAFEHEYGYAPTELVVALDALGVFVHQDNPIKGLNFIELDAIFSATYFCGTERPIKTWSDLGVHQPWGKLKIQKFGRNPVSGTHGVFKSKVLCGGDFDRSVNELLGGTSVIQGVASSVSSIGYSGVASKVVGTRLLPIAEYGDNYTLPTPDNIISGKYPLSRKLYLYVNKQPNKPLPRTQSEFIRFIYSKNGQQAVHREGYISISSLFAERELAKVDLKL, encoded by the coding sequence ATTTTAGCGTTATCACTGCTTATAGCGTCGTTTTATAGTGTGTCAGCGCCATTGTCAGACTACAAAACCAGCCCTGGCATCTCTGGCAATTTGTCATCAGTAGGTTCTGACTCATTAGCGGGTATTGTCACAACATGGGCTGAAGAGTTTTCTGCTTTATATCCCAGTGTCAATGTTCAAGTACAGGCATCTGGAAGTTCAACGGCCGTTCCTGCATTAACTCAAGGCACCGCGCAGTTTGGTCCTATGAGCCGAAAAATGCAGCCCAGTGAAATTGCCGCCTTTGAGCATGAGTATGGCTATGCACCAACAGAGCTAGTGGTAGCTTTGGATGCCTTAGGGGTGTTTGTTCATCAAGATAATCCCATAAAAGGACTCAATTTTATTGAGTTGGATGCCATTTTTTCAGCTACGTATTTTTGCGGTACAGAGCGCCCGATTAAGACTTGGAGCGATTTAGGCGTTCACCAGCCATGGGGCAAACTCAAAATACAGAAATTTGGGCGTAACCCTGTGTCCGGTACGCACGGTGTGTTTAAAAGTAAAGTATTGTGTGGTGGGGATTTTGATCGCTCCGTTAATGAACTTCTTGGTGGCACATCGGTGATACAAGGGGTAGCATCATCCGTGTCATCTATTGGTTACTCTGGAGTCGCATCAAAAGTGGTGGGAACGCGTTTATTGCCTATTGCAGAATATGGCGATAATTATACATTGCCGACCCCAGACAATATTATTAGTGGTAAGTACCCACTTAGCCGCAAACTATACCTGTATGTGAATAAACAACCGAATAAACCATTGCCACGTACTCAAAGTGAATTCATTCGTTTTATCTATTCAAAAAATGGACAGCAAGCCGTTCATCGAGAAGGGTATATCTCTATTTCTAGTCTGTTTGCAGAAAGAGAGTTAGCGAAGGTTGATCTAAAACTATAA
- a CDS encoding ABC transporter permease subunit, producing MNKAPSLLKETNKSRLVKDKLIAGLIRASGLGMLVGLFGILIYFITEALPVFSPSSYQQSDYQLPVDGRTLQHFHIDNSADNAIAINRSGEVLYFSIAGQVKLLQKTVIQENPAAIAMNSRKPWVAMLDNKGGLDVVLPEFKTSQPHSGKHTEPKLVVDKSLSNLRFITPNFEAKYLGFTLLSEGAVIARANRHAVEILDYVQSESAKAVTNITRLPHRFDNLSGIFITNNGLHVVVLDGKQNWLFSRHTTNDAFSLAYRHIETVPNDFQREFAFINGDKGAIVSSPSHEVEFWFLAFHNEKRLRSERTYPIGSKVLDILPEHTNKGFWAMGGDGSFKLFYATRTKPVLSIDPHPIPLLSTLSANDRYLVSVYQDKLVKFAINAPHPEISLKELTQKVQYEGYSEPDYVWQTSASAEEVEPKFSLVPLVFGTLKAAFYAMLFSVPIAVLGAVYTANFMSTRMRNTIKPAIELMEALPTLVIGFLAATWLAPIMEKNLLAFMLSIVVIPLTALACGGIWAVLPVRVKTQVPKGLHLVTLLPAIVLIWWILFQVSPYIEKFFFDDGLLYFLAKNGWDYQQRNTLIVGIAMGFAVIPTIFTIAEDAIFSVPKHLSNGALALGATEWQTLTRVVLLTASPGIISAIMLGLGRAMGETMIVLTVTGNTPITDWNVFEGLRSLTATIATELPESKVGSSHYRLLFLSALILFLFTFIVNSVGESVRQRLRDKYRSL from the coding sequence ATGAATAAGGCTCCATCATTGTTAAAAGAGACCAATAAGTCTCGCTTGGTCAAAGATAAACTCATCGCCGGATTAATACGTGCGAGCGGTTTAGGTATGTTAGTCGGCTTGTTTGGCATTCTTATTTACTTTATTACAGAAGCGCTCCCTGTATTTAGCCCTTCAAGCTACCAGCAGTCTGATTATCAACTTCCGGTTGATGGTCGAACATTGCAGCATTTTCACATTGATAATTCGGCTGATAACGCCATTGCGATTAACCGTAGTGGGGAAGTGCTCTATTTCTCTATAGCCGGTCAGGTCAAACTGCTACAAAAAACCGTAATCCAAGAAAACCCCGCTGCCATTGCGATGAATAGTCGTAAACCTTGGGTAGCGATGTTGGATAACAAAGGCGGCTTAGATGTGGTGCTACCAGAATTTAAAACCTCTCAACCACACAGTGGTAAACACACAGAGCCTAAGTTGGTAGTGGACAAATCATTATCGAACTTACGCTTTATAACGCCAAATTTTGAGGCTAAGTATTTAGGCTTTACCTTGTTATCAGAGGGAGCCGTTATTGCTAGAGCAAACCGTCATGCAGTAGAAATACTGGATTATGTGCAGAGTGAATCGGCAAAGGCGGTCACTAACATTACTCGATTACCCCATCGTTTCGATAATTTATCGGGGATATTTATCACCAATAATGGATTGCATGTAGTGGTGTTAGATGGCAAGCAGAATTGGCTATTCTCTCGTCACACTACCAATGATGCCTTTTCCTTGGCCTACCGACACATTGAAACGGTGCCTAATGACTTTCAGCGAGAGTTTGCGTTTATCAATGGAGATAAGGGAGCGATAGTCTCTAGCCCTAGCCATGAGGTTGAATTTTGGTTTTTGGCCTTTCACAATGAAAAACGCTTACGTTCAGAGCGTACATACCCAATAGGTTCAAAGGTACTAGATATTTTACCTGAGCATACGAATAAAGGTTTTTGGGCTATGGGGGGCGATGGTTCGTTTAAGTTATTCTATGCCACTCGTACTAAGCCAGTGTTGAGTATAGACCCGCATCCCATTCCTTTACTTAGTACGTTATCGGCCAATGATCGCTACCTTGTGAGCGTCTACCAAGACAAACTGGTTAAATTTGCTATTAATGCTCCTCACCCTGAAATATCGTTAAAAGAACTGACGCAGAAAGTGCAATACGAAGGGTACTCTGAGCCAGATTATGTTTGGCAAACATCAGCATCTGCTGAAGAAGTTGAGCCTAAGTTTAGTCTGGTTCCTCTAGTCTTTGGCACTTTAAAAGCCGCGTTCTACGCTATGTTGTTTTCGGTACCTATTGCGGTGTTAGGTGCGGTGTATACGGCTAACTTCATGTCGACGAGAATGCGAAATACCATAAAGCCAGCCATAGAGTTAATGGAAGCCTTGCCGACTCTAGTTATCGGTTTTTTAGCCGCCACTTGGTTGGCTCCCATTATGGAGAAAAACCTGCTGGCTTTCATGCTTAGCATTGTGGTTATCCCTTTAACAGCATTAGCTTGTGGTGGCATCTGGGCGGTACTGCCTGTGCGGGTTAAAACACAAGTACCTAAAGGATTGCATTTGGTAACCTTGTTACCTGCAATTGTATTGATTTGGTGGATTCTATTTCAGGTTTCTCCTTACATTGAAAAGTTTTTCTTTGATGATGGCTTACTTTATTTCTTGGCCAAGAATGGCTGGGATTATCAGCAACGCAATACTTTGATCGTTGGTATAGCCATGGGGTTTGCGGTGATCCCTACTATTTTTACCATTGCAGAAGATGCCATTTTCTCTGTGCCTAAGCACCTATCTAATGGGGCATTAGCTTTAGGGGCGACAGAGTGGCAAACCTTAACGCGGGTTGTGCTATTAACCGCCAGTCCCGGAATTATATCGGCAATTATGTTAGGGCTAGGGCGAGCTATGGGAGAGACTATGATAGTGCTGACTGTCACGGGCAATACTCCGATAACAGACTGGAATGTTTTTGAAGGGTTACGTTCGTTGACGGCGACAATTGCCACTGAGTTGCCGGAATCTAAGGTAGGCAGTTCTCATTATCGTTTATTGTTTCTTTCTGCACTGATTTTGTTTTTGTTTACCTTTATCGTGAATAGTGTTGGCGAGAGTGTACGTCAGCGTCTTCGCGATAAATACCGATCTCTATAG
- the pstA gene encoding phosphate ABC transporter permease PstA, which yields MAVTISILSMLAVLLFIGWKGMSHFWPHNVYQWQNSAGQSLIGQVYQREQVPWSQISAAQRQQVPKQLRTELAEQSLPTIERLMIKVANRDLYGGAFVSEFSYAWSQPVLNPDIVVMDRTRGGQFFGQVVAVEEKGEKTQQIQSPQQIKTLLASTRIARNKIEHIIEQQVEPAAEALLKNKQILQRLQKDGSADIERIDRLVAKTNTLNNQRDAAEQQIEQIREQVEQRMLVVKDMNNDLHRISFSTILDAWYPNQMTLFDKLGHWVKQGAMFLIDEPRESNSEGGVFPAIFGTILLVLLMSVAVMPLGVLAGLYLHEYAHNNWLTRLIRITVQNLAGVPSIVYGVFGLGFFVYTLGGSIDDLFYADNLPAPTFGTPGLLWASLTLAMLTLPVVVVTIEDGLSRIPKSVRDGAFALGATKSETIFRVVLPMALPAVLTALILAVARAAGEVAPLMLVGVVKLAPSLPIDGQFPYIHLERKFMHLGFHIYDAGFQTTNLEGAKSLVYATSMLLVTVIIGLNLIAIRIRNSLRNSYKNLGFDEHVF from the coding sequence ATGGCGGTCACCATCAGTATTCTATCTATGCTTGCTGTACTCCTTTTTATTGGCTGGAAAGGGATGAGCCATTTTTGGCCTCATAATGTTTATCAGTGGCAAAACTCCGCAGGACAATCCCTAATTGGTCAAGTGTATCAAAGAGAGCAGGTGCCTTGGTCTCAAATCTCTGCAGCACAACGGCAACAGGTACCGAAACAATTACGTACAGAGTTAGCGGAGCAGTCATTGCCAACGATTGAAAGGTTGATGATTAAGGTAGCCAATCGAGATCTCTATGGAGGTGCGTTTGTTTCTGAGTTTTCTTATGCTTGGTCTCAGCCTGTATTGAACCCAGATATTGTGGTGATGGACAGAACTCGAGGCGGTCAGTTTTTTGGCCAAGTGGTGGCCGTTGAAGAAAAGGGTGAAAAAACACAGCAGATTCAATCACCACAACAGATCAAAACACTCCTAGCGAGCACTCGTATTGCACGTAATAAAATCGAGCATATTATAGAGCAGCAGGTTGAACCTGCCGCAGAAGCGTTACTAAAAAATAAACAGATATTGCAGCGTCTGCAAAAAGATGGTTCAGCAGACATTGAACGTATCGACAGACTGGTGGCTAAAACCAATACGTTAAATAACCAGCGAGACGCAGCAGAACAACAAATTGAACAGATACGTGAACAAGTAGAGCAACGTATGCTGGTGGTGAAGGATATGAATAATGACCTTCATAGAATCAGCTTTTCTACCATTTTAGATGCATGGTACCCAAACCAAATGACACTGTTTGACAAGCTAGGTCATTGGGTTAAACAAGGGGCTATGTTTCTGATTGATGAACCAAGAGAGTCTAACTCTGAAGGGGGCGTATTTCCGGCGATTTTTGGCACCATATTGTTAGTGCTACTAATGTCTGTTGCGGTTATGCCTCTAGGGGTATTAGCGGGGCTGTATCTCCATGAGTACGCACATAATAATTGGCTTACTCGTTTGATTCGCATTACGGTTCAAAACTTAGCGGGTGTCCCCTCCATAGTCTATGGTGTGTTTGGCTTAGGATTCTTTGTTTACACTTTAGGGGGAAGTATTGATGACCTCTTTTATGCCGATAATCTACCCGCCCCGACCTTTGGTACTCCTGGCTTATTGTGGGCATCTTTAACCTTAGCCATGCTAACGCTACCGGTTGTTGTTGTGACGATTGAAGATGGATTATCGCGTATACCCAAATCGGTTCGCGACGGCGCTTTTGCGCTGGGTGCCACCAAATCAGAGACCATTTTTAGAGTCGTCTTGCCTATGGCTTTACCAGCGGTATTGACCGCATTGATCTTAGCGGTGGCGAGAGCGGCGGGTGAAGTGGCACCGCTGATGCTTGTTGGGGTAGTGAAACTAGCACCGAGCTTGCCCATTGATGGTCAGTTTCCCTATATACATTTAGAGAGAAAGTTCATGCATTTAGGTTTTCATATTTATGATGCAGGCTTTCAAACAACCAATTTAGAGGGGGCTAAATCTTTGGTTTATGCGACCTCTATGTTGTTAGTGACTGTAATTATTGGTTTAAATTTAATTGCGATACGCATACGTAATTCTTTGCGTAACAGTTATAAAAACTTAGGATTTGACGAACATGTATTCTAG
- the pstB gene encoding phosphate ABC transporter ATP-binding protein PstB, whose protein sequence is MYSSPATINVLRPFDVANLPKDKTAIEIENLNLYYGQKQVLHNISMRIPKGKVTAFIGPSGCGKSTIMRSINRMNDLIEGCKVEGAIRLLGTDINSDDVDVSALRRTVGMVFQRPNPFPKTIYENVVFGLRLQGIRNSRVLDDCCEHALRGAGLWTEVKNRLHESAVSLAAGQQQRLVIARAIAIEPEVLLLDEPTSSLDPISTLTIEELINDLKKKYTVVIVTHNMQQAARVSDYTAFVHMGRIVEYADTDSVFTSPKEKKTEDYITGRIG, encoded by the coding sequence ATGTATTCTAGTCCCGCAACCATCAATGTGTTACGACCTTTTGATGTGGCTAATTTGCCAAAGGATAAAACTGCGATAGAAATAGAAAATTTAAATCTCTATTATGGTCAGAAGCAGGTCCTGCATAATATTTCTATGCGGATACCCAAAGGAAAAGTCACCGCCTTTATTGGTCCGTCAGGTTGTGGTAAGTCTACGATCATGCGTTCTATTAACCGAATGAACGACTTGATAGAGGGCTGTAAAGTTGAGGGGGCTATTCGCTTATTAGGTACGGATATTAATAGTGATGATGTGGATGTGTCAGCACTAAGGCGAACCGTAGGTATGGTGTTTCAGCGGCCCAATCCTTTCCCTAAAACCATTTATGAAAATGTCGTGTTTGGACTGCGTTTGCAAGGCATTAGAAATAGCCGAGTGCTGGATGATTGCTGTGAGCACGCCCTGCGTGGTGCTGGCTTATGGACAGAAGTTAAGAACCGGTTGCATGAAAGTGCGGTGAGCTTGGCTGCCGGTCAGCAGCAGCGGTTAGTTATTGCGCGAGCCATCGCCATTGAGCCAGAAGTATTACTATTGGATGAACCCACTTCGTCTTTAGATCCTATCTCAACCTTAACCATTGAAGAGTTGATTAATGATCTGAAAAAGAAATATACCGTGGTAATCGTGACCCATAACATGCAACAGGCCGCGAGGGTGAGCGACTATACCGCCTTCGTACACATGGGACGAATTGTTGAGTATGCGGATACAGATAGCGTATTTACCTCACCAAAAGAGAAAAAAACCGAAGACTACATTACCGGTCGAATTGGATAA
- the phoU gene encoding phosphate signaling complex protein PhoU, translated as MQTGRHISGQYNVELEAIRSHVLTMGGLVEQQLAYALRALVNQDYELAKKVMAEDHNVNAMEVVIDDACTRIIARRQPTAGDLRLVMSIIKTISALESIGDVASRLARTSLDNRSADPRYQNSLEPLCRLAINMLHQVLDAFARLDIDAAAHIYEMDDQVDEAYQNIIRQLTQYMMDEPALIPAILQVMWSARAIERVGDRCQNICEYIIYCVKGKDVRHSQDEEMYKYKGNTDRSH; from the coding sequence ATGCAAACAGGTCGTCATATATCAGGGCAATACAATGTTGAACTTGAGGCCATTCGTAGCCATGTTTTAACCATGGGGGGGCTGGTGGAACAGCAACTGGCGTACGCGTTACGCGCCTTGGTGAATCAAGATTATGAGTTGGCGAAAAAAGTGATGGCTGAAGATCATAATGTGAATGCCATGGAAGTGGTTATTGATGATGCATGCACTAGGATAATAGCGAGACGTCAACCAACAGCGGGCGATCTAAGATTGGTTATGTCGATCATTAAAACGATTTCAGCGCTAGAAAGCATTGGCGATGTTGCTTCGCGACTTGCACGCACCTCACTAGATAATAGAAGCGCCGATCCTAGATACCAAAACTCTCTTGAGCCCCTTTGTCGTTTAGCGATCAATATGCTTCATCAAGTGCTTGATGCTTTTGCTCGCTTAGATATTGATGCCGCCGCTCATATTTATGAGATGGACGATCAAGTGGATGAGGCGTATCAGAATATCATTCGTCAATTGACTCAATATATGATGGATGAGCCTGCATTGATCCCAGCCATATTACAGGTGATGTGGTCGGCGCGAGCCATCGAGCGAGTCGGGGACAGATGCCAAAATATTTGTGAGTATATTATTTACTGCGTAAAAGGTAAGGATGTCAGACACTCACAGGATGAAGAGATGTATAAATACAAAGGTAATACCGATCGTAGTCATTAA
- a CDS encoding peroxiredoxin C → MVLVGRQAPDFTAAAVLGNGEIVENFNFSEFTKGKKAVVFFYPLDFTFVCPSELIAFDNRFQDFQDKGVEVIGVSIDSQFSHNAWRNTAIDDGGIGQVKYPLVADIKHEICKAYDVEHPEAGVAFRGSFLIDEDGLVRHQVVNDLPLGRNIDEMLRMVDALNFHQKNGEVCPAQWEEGKAGMDASPTGVAAFLSEHAEDLSK, encoded by the coding sequence ATGGTATTAGTAGGCCGCCAAGCACCAGACTTCACAGCAGCAGCTGTTCTAGGCAATGGTGAAATCGTTGAAAACTTTAACTTTTCAGAATTCACTAAAGGTAAAAAAGCGGTAGTTTTCTTCTACCCACTAGACTTCACTTTCGTTTGCCCATCTGAGTTGATCGCGTTCGACAACCGTTTCCAAGACTTCCAAGACAAGGGTGTTGAAGTTATCGGTGTTTCTATCGATTCTCAATTCTCACATAACGCATGGCGTAACACTGCTATCGACGACGGTGGCATTGGTCAAGTTAAGTACCCACTAGTTGCTGATATTAAACACGAAATCTGTAAAGCATACGATGTTGAGCATCCAGAAGCAGGTGTTGCTTTCCGTGGTTCTTTCCTAATCGACGAAGACGGCCTAGTCCGTCACCAAGTCGTTAACGATCTTCCTCTAGGTCGTAACATCGACGAAATGCTACGTATGGTTGATGCCTTGAACTTCCACCAGAAAAACGGTGAAGTATGTCCAGCACAATGGGAAGAAGGCAAAGCAGGTATGGACGCATCTCCAACAGGTGTTGCAGCATTCCTATCTGAGCACGCTGAAGACCTAAGCAAATAA
- a CDS encoding hydrogen peroxide-inducible genes activator has translation MNKWPSLKQLHYLITLHETRHFGEAAQQCFVSQSTLSKGIQNLEEQFGCSLYEKKDKRSTLVFTHIGEMVVKQGRELLTKSQDIMELGQLACGSAMQGQLRLGAIPTIAPFLLSSLVHEVNNNFPELTLLLREDTTANLLTALQNGQLDVLVLALPMDIGNFASKIVGRDQFRMVISESQAQSVRTPLHYSDLPDESVFLLEKEHCLTEHAVSACNLTEKSKINPFTATSLHTLVQMVANGLGTTFIPQMAIDHGLLANQALKVIDPPGRQAYRNIGLVWRPSSTRTDTFMQLADVIETLLEK, from the coding sequence ATGAACAAGTGGCCCAGTCTCAAACAGCTTCATTACCTGATAACTCTTCATGAAACACGCCATTTTGGTGAGGCTGCACAACAGTGCTTTGTGAGTCAGTCCACCCTAAGTAAGGGCATTCAAAATTTAGAAGAGCAGTTTGGCTGCTCTCTATACGAAAAGAAAGATAAGCGAAGTACGTTAGTGTTCACCCATATTGGTGAAATGGTAGTTAAGCAGGGACGAGAGTTACTGACCAAAAGCCAAGATATTATGGAGTTGGGGCAATTAGCTTGTGGCAGTGCAATGCAGGGGCAACTTAGGCTAGGGGCAATCCCCACAATAGCCCCTTTTTTATTGAGCAGTTTAGTGCATGAGGTGAACAACAATTTTCCTGAACTGACGTTACTGCTAAGAGAAGATACCACGGCTAATTTATTGACCGCGTTGCAAAATGGGCAGTTGGATGTCTTAGTGTTAGCCTTGCCGATGGACATTGGCAACTTTGCGAGCAAAATTGTCGGAAGAGACCAATTTCGAATGGTGATCAGTGAGTCTCAAGCACAGAGTGTGCGAACCCCTTTGCATTATTCTGATTTACCGGATGAGTCGGTATTTTTACTGGAGAAAGAGCACTGTTTAACTGAACATGCGGTTTCTGCCTGTAATTTGACGGAGAAAAGTAAGATTAACCCTTTTACCGCAACCAGTTTGCATACTTTAGTGCAGATGGTAGCTAACGGATTAGGGACCACATTTATTCCGCAAATGGCCATAGATCATGGATTATTAGCTAACCAAGCCTTAAAAGTGATTGACCCACCCGGACGCCAAGCGTACCGCAATATTGGCTTGGTATGGAGACCGAGCAGTACACGCACAGACACTTTTATGCAGCTTGCCGATGTCATAGAAACATTATTAGAAAAGTAA
- a CDS encoding DUF6482 family protein — protein MQKRQFDQWIHADIERHLAVPKVFVIGCSDLSTYQLAVEFKHKLEPIREDGKPISFSSLDVIRDELIKLGLDRAYLRLHNAYDEFGSSVERSYCDIELSLKNDSL, from the coding sequence ATGCAAAAGCGTCAGTTCGATCAATGGATTCATGCTGATATTGAGCGACACTTGGCAGTGCCTAAAGTGTTTGTTATCGGCTGCTCGGATCTTTCTACTTATCAACTTGCCGTTGAGTTTAAGCACAAATTAGAGCCGATACGAGAAGATGGGAAGCCTATCTCTTTTTCTTCATTAGACGTCATTCGAGATGAGTTGATCAAACTGGGTTTAGACCGTGCCTATTTACGTTTACATAATGCCTATGATGAGTTTGGATCATCTGTTGAGCGTAGTTATTGTGATATTGAACTGTCACTAAAAAATGACTCGCTCTAA